The sequence below is a genomic window from Ipomoea triloba cultivar NCNSP0323 chromosome 10, ASM357664v1.
GCCAGCTCTGGTGCCCGATAACCCAACACTCCTGCATCAAGAATCTGCTCAATCGTTCCTGCTTGGGTCATGAGGCGGTGCAGGCAGTAATCAGCTACCCGGGCATTAAGATCAGGGCCATCCAACAGCACGTTGGTTGCTTTGAGGTTCCCATGTGGAACCTCACGGTCAAAATGGAGATAATTCAGGCCACGCGCAACATCAACTGCTATCTTAAGTCTTTGAGGCCAGGTTAAAGCCGGACCTTTTCTTCCAGGTCGATCTGCACAAGCACAGTATGTTAGAAAGCCATAAAGAACTAATAGAAGTAAAGATCACTTATCAAATTAGAGAAGCTAAAAGTTGTCATTTATCTATTTAAAGAATCACATTACACTCTAAGCGTACTTCATTTCCACATGGCCAAGGAGTAAGATCCTACCTACTTCATTTAAAGTTACACTACAAAACCCCATGAATAATTGGGCACTAAAATTGTATCACTATTCATCTCAAATACAAAAACATATTGAGTCACATTCAAGAGTGCAATACATCTAACCATATTCACATAAAATCAGAAACCAAAATTATAAAAACAGGAAatcaaaaagaacaaaaaagatAGAGATGTTGCAGGATATTAAACAAAACCATTTGCAAGTATGAAAATAAGGATTGTAAAACTTACCGTAGAGGAAACTTGCTAGGCTTCCCGGAGAAATGTAATCTGAAAGAATAAGTTTCTCATGTTGTGTGGGACCCCAGTAATACCCTCTTAATCCTACCACATTTGGATGTCTAATATTCGCAAACTTTTTAGCCTCCTTGGCAAAATCCTTTCTCTGTTTAGCCACCCCTTCTCTCAACCACTTGACAGTGAGAAGCAAGCCATTATCCAGGGTCGCCCTGTAGGATGTTCCATGGCTGCTTCTGCCCAAGACTTCAGCCGGGGCCCTCGAAAGTTCCTCGGGTGAAAACGAGATTGTATCGTCGAGAAAATAGAGCTCACCCGCCAGTCGATCTGGAGACCTGACATCCAATCTCGCAAGGTTTTCAGCCGAATATGAATCTCCAGATTCTGGCGACCAAGAGAGATTACTGGTCTTAGACGGAGAGAAACCCGTTATGGCTGCTGCCATTTTCTCATCGGGACTAATTATATCCGATGATGTTCCTTTTCGTGAGGTCACAATATCCTCCGCTGAAACTACTAAACCGCTAGCACCCTCTCTTCTGCTCAAATCAGAAGGATTTGTTGCGGACTGACGGTAAATGTCTTTGTCGGTAACATGTGGACGAGGCCTTCTTTTGCGCACGTAGCAAAGAAGAATACCGACCAATACCAAGATAACAAGAGCAACCACACAAGCAACGATTATAACCACTTTGATTATAGTTTTAAGTGGTTTCTTTTTGTTACTTCCAGTAGGAGTTTGGCCCGAGCCTGGAGGAGGATTAGGAAATTGGAGTTTTGAATTGCCAGGGTAGAAAGATGATAACGGAAACTTTCTCAAATTCTCCGGAACAGTGCCCGAGAAATCATTGTCTGATGCATTCAGCCTTTGAAGAGTACTGGGAAGATTGTTTGGCAATGGCCCGCTGAATTGATTATTCGAAACATCTAACGAACTTAGAGCGTTGATGTCACCAATAGAAGATGGCAGAGAACCAGAGAAATTATTTCCCGATACATCAATCACTTGAAGCCTGGTCAACGACCCAAACCCATCAGGGAAATAGCCAGAAAGGTTATTATGAGAGAGATCAACAACACGAAGGCTTGAGCCACTGGATGGAGGGGGAGAAAATTCAATGCCTCCAGAGAACAAATTGTGCTCCAAGATAAGTTCTTCGAGAGTAGGTAACGTCAGAAGAGCGGTGAGAAGAGGTCCGCCCAACTGGTTGAAGCCGAGGTCGAGCACTGTAAGTTTAGGGAACTGTGTGATAACTTTTGGAAGAGAACCACTGAGGGTATTCCTCGAGAGGTTCAGGTGATGTAAACGTAAAAACTGAGCAGTGTCTTCCGGGATGGACCCATTCAAACGATTTTGACTGAGATCAAGATATTCAATATTTCCCCATTTCTTCAATCTGGACAGTCCACCTTCAAACTGGTTTTTAGAGAGATCAAGAACAGCACAACTTCCCGTCACTAATGGAAGTTCACCAGAAAGTGCATTCGAGGATAGGTTTAGGATGTTCAGTGTTGTCGATGTTATCATGCTAATTGCCCCTGCAAAATGAATATCGCAAAACAATACGGgaacataattatttttggtTTAATCAACAACACAAAATTTTATCTTTACACTTCTCTGAAAAAGGGAAAGTGTTGTCGATTTGAAAAAGAACAATAAACTGAAAATGGACATAAGATTTTACTCgaaaaatcaaacttataattATAACCATACCTGTGAGGCTATTGCCACTTAAATCCAGATCTGTCATAACCAGAGAATCCCCTTTCAGAAGATCATTGGGGATAAATCCAGAAAACCTATTGTTGCTCAGTTTGAGAACCTGAAGATCGTATACAAAATTGAACCCGGGTAATTCTCCAGAGAGTTGATTGTAGCTCAAATCCAAAACCTTCAAGTTCCCAAATATTTGGGCTTCACCCCCACTTATAAGTGACCCCGTAAGCTGATTATGGCTAAGGTTTAAATACTTGACAGTCTCAGAAATACCGGGCAAAAATGACTGCTGTTGAGAAGCAGAGTTCACAAGCAGGTTCCCACTAAAGTCAACATAAGCTGCTGTGGTAAGCAGTAAGAATTCTGGATCCAAATGACCATCGAGCATATTACCATGCAAGTCAAGCACCTCGAGTTTTTGCATTAGCTCAAATCCTTTGGGAATTTTCTTGGTAAACCCATTCATGGATAGGTTAAGACACACCAAACCCGACAACTTGGTTAAAGACGAGGGCAATGGCCCGGAAAAGGAATTGTGGCTCAAATCCAATGACTCTATCGAGGCTAGCCCTGAAATTGAATCCGGAATCGAACCAGAGAAATTATTCCCAGCCAAAGAAAGATTCTTTAAACTCCCCAACTTCCCAATTTCTGGTGGTAAAGATGAGGCAAACAGATTGCCAGACACATCCAGATACTCGAGGCTTTTGAACTCTGCAATGCTGTCGGGCAATTTCCCAGAAATGAAATTGTTTGCAATCGAGAGCTTCACGAGCATCGAGAGGTTGGCAAACACGCCCAAATCCACAACTGCAGATAAACTCAAGTTGTCAAGGACAACCGCCGCAACATTCCCGCCACTGCACATTATACCATTCCATGAGGAAGGGCAGCCATTGAAGTCAATGGACTCCTCATTCCATGACTGAACCACATAACCAGTTGGGTCATGCTTGATCCCTTTCTTAAACTCAAGCAGTGCCAAAATGTCCTGTGAAGGAAGCTGCCCAATGGCAAATCCAAACCAAACCGCGAAAATCAAAAGCCTAATTAGCTTCATCCTAACCCCAATACTAGTCTCACTTCACTAAAGTTCTAAGCTTTCAATGTCTGAAACACCAAGAAAGCAGATACACAGAACAGAAATTGACCAACTCATGCAGAAGCTCAATGTCAAGAGCCAAACAGATCCTGAGATCTCACAAAACACCCTAAACACCTAAGCTCAAAACAAGATAACAAGAACTTATGGTTCCAAGCAGATATCCAGTAAATGAACACTTGTAAGCCACAGAAGAGCAAGATTCTAGCTTGAGCAAACTGTAACAATTCAATAAATGGAAACAAACAAAACACATTTGGTCATTGTCAGAGATCTAACCCAAGGAAAACAAGAAAGAATTTGGGATTAAAAAGGAATTTCTGTTAACGAGAATGTACCTCAGTTGCTTCCAGGGTTCATTCTTTGACAGAAACCAAAGCTCAAAACTTGTGCAAAATCAGTAAACAGAGCGGCTCTTGTGAGTAAATGGGTGTCTGAATCAGCAGTCAACCTTCATTGAATGCCATTAAGATTGAAAAAGCATTGGCCTTTACAAACACATGCTGGCATTTTCATCACAAATCGGATAAAACCCAAACCCTAGTGTTGCTTTCTCTCCAGACTTGAGAGAAGAGAGATAAAGCACTTTAAACCCAGAAAGCTAATGACTTTGAGCATTTCTTTTTGTCAGCATTTGGTTCTTGGACGATTTCACTCCCCagtctcactctctctctctacttcCATCACTTTCTCTCACTTCAAGTGTCACGAGTGGCGGATTGTGAAAGACCAAACACACACCCCTACGGCCCtatgttgttttttgttttgtattttgctACGTAAGAGCAACCTCAATAACGAGATTTTTGGGTGATTTTTGAGGAGAAAGTGAGAGatagaaaagaaagagaaaaatataattctg
It includes:
- the LOC116033530 gene encoding LRR receptor-like serine/threonine-protein kinase GHR1 — its product is MKLIRLLIFAVWFGFAIGQLPSQDILALLEFKKGIKHDPTGYVVQSWNEESIDFNGCPSSWNGIMCSGGNVAAVVLDNLSLSAVVDLGVFANLSMLVKLSIANNFISGKLPDSIAEFKSLEYLDVSGNLFASSLPPEIGKLGSLKNLSLAGNNFSGSIPDSISGLASIESLDLSHNSFSGPLPSSLTKLSGLVCLNLSMNGFTKKIPKGFELMQKLEVLDLHGNMLDGHLDPEFLLLTTAAYVDFSGNLLVNSASQQQSFLPGISETVKYLNLSHNQLTGSLISGGEAQIFGNLKVLDLSYNQLSGELPGFNFVYDLQVLKLSNNRFSGFIPNDLLKGDSLVMTDLDLSGNSLTGAISMITSTTLNILNLSSNALSGELPLVTGSCAVLDLSKNQFEGGLSRLKKWGNIEYLDLSQNRLNGSIPEDTAQFLRLHHLNLSRNTLSGSLPKVITQFPKLTVLDLGFNQLGGPLLTALLTLPTLEELILEHNLFSGGIEFSPPPSSGSSLRVVDLSHNNLSGYFPDGFGSLTRLQVIDVSGNNFSGSLPSSIGDINALSSLDVSNNQFSGPLPNNLPSTLQRLNASDNDFSGTVPENLRKFPLSSFYPGNSKLQFPNPPPGSGQTPTGSNKKKPLKTIIKVVIIVACVVALVILVLVGILLCYVRKRRPRPHVTDKDIYRQSATNPSDLSRREGASGLVVSAEDIVTSRKGTSSDIISPDEKMAAAITGFSPSKTSNLSWSPESGDSYSAENLARLDVRSPDRLAGELYFLDDTISFSPEELSRAPAEVLGRSSHGTSYRATLDNGLLLTVKWLREGVAKQRKDFAKEAKKFANIRHPNVVGLRGYYWGPTQHEKLILSDYISPGSLASFLYDRPGRKGPALTWPQRLKIAVDVARGLNYLHFDREVPHGNLKATNVLLDGPDLNARVADYCLHRLMTQAGTIEQILDAGVLGYRAPELAASKKPLPSFKSDVYAFGVILLELLTGKCAGDVVSGEDGGVDLTDWVRLKVAEGHGSDCFDSVLLPEMGNPVVEKHMKEVMGIALRCIRSVSERPGIKTIYEDLSSI